AATTGCTGCTTCATTGTCGCATAATATTTGAATTGCCTCATTTGGAGGGAAACCGATTTCTGTCAGCAATTTCTTGATCCATAGTGCTTCAACAACCCCCTTTGCTATTCCCCTAAATTCGGACTCGTCACTTGAAAGAGATACAACtttttgtttcttacttttccatgCCACCAGATTACCTCCAACAAGTGTGAAGAATCCGGATGTAGAT
This genomic stretch from Rutidosis leptorrhynchoides isolate AG116_Rl617_1_P2 chromosome 11, CSIRO_AGI_Rlap_v1, whole genome shotgun sequence harbors:
- the LOC139874305 gene encoding secreted RxLR effector protein 161-like; its protein translation is MEAVMRIIRYLKKTADHGVVFKRYGHLKTQIYTDASWVGEKGDRKSTSGFFTLVGGNLVAWKSKKQKVVSLSSDESEFRGIAKGVVEALWIKKLLTEIGFPPNEAIQILCDNEAAIAISENPVQHDRTKHVEIDRILFEKS